The Anabaena sp. WA102 genome contains a region encoding:
- a CDS encoding tetratricopeptide repeat protein: MSDPLPLREHYLALINDIIETTLKGKISSVEQVYQMLLKGITSGTGEVFELVLSDRLNTIQSQVDSETDELKKAKATRSLRAAKTIQTQWQRWQEQNKATEAISLSMREITTATADERLTALLRATDPNQKYPLNLSQLQQLAKSLQQFAGANQDFQQIADGINRGIASWQRIQANLLNWMYERKNSLGFGGVPGENSPWASWAKVVNSEVPQAFFQILAKEQSALEFAQQQQQISLSNWVELTIVLQFLQRGLINWFDSYGALRYQQAYDIQAGPKLSISTFLTFAVIWSQLASGFQNQAAIYSNGASQIMLQILRTFAQRPYFPLYGGIFASFSGSYLRDALDYLDAPLRSAEGTQEKARILTLLGYSQRGLGRYDRSLDFHQQAVEIARTAGDKTCEIANLNHLSRTYVQQENYGEAINYSQRALIFSRQTGDKTGEANALVNLGYSEVMQAKQTEISESEVYESAINYLEQGLKLAEKLNDLQSQALCFSSLGIAYLVTAQYPSAIKYLENAFKIAQISGDLYLQGRNLAYLAEANYLMANYEKAVYSGSLGMYLLEQIASDEWRKPAALLTIIRGQITTDKFQLLLQQNRPNMIAIIGVDGYDYIPSLLVKYQEDI; this comes from the coding sequence GTGTCAGACCCTTTACCATTGCGCGAGCATTATCTCGCTTTAATTAACGATATTATCGAAACCACTCTCAAGGGTAAAATTAGCTCTGTAGAGCAGGTTTATCAAATGTTGCTCAAAGGTATCACTTCCGGGACTGGGGAGGTGTTTGAGTTAGTTTTGAGCGATCGCCTGAATACGATACAATCTCAGGTAGACTCGGAAACCGATGAACTGAAAAAAGCCAAAGCCACCCGGAGTTTACGCGCGGCTAAAACTATCCAAACTCAATGGCAACGGTGGCAAGAACAAAATAAAGCCACTGAAGCGATATCGCTATCTATGCGGGAAATTACCACAGCCACCGCAGATGAGCGATTAACGGCTTTGCTACGAGCTACTGATCCCAATCAGAAGTATCCCTTAAATTTGTCTCAACTTCAACAGTTAGCCAAATCTTTACAACAATTTGCCGGTGCTAATCAAGATTTTCAGCAAATTGCTGACGGGATTAATCGTGGTATCGCTTCTTGGCAAAGAATCCAAGCAAATTTACTGAATTGGATGTATGAACGCAAAAATTCATTAGGATTTGGAGGTGTACCTGGAGAAAATAGTCCTTGGGCAAGTTGGGCTAAAGTAGTTAATAGTGAAGTTCCCCAAGCATTTTTTCAGATTCTAGCCAAAGAACAATCGGCTTTGGAATTTGCTCAACAACAACAGCAAATTAGTTTGAGTAATTGGGTAGAATTAACAATAGTTTTACAGTTTTTACAAAGGGGTTTAATTAATTGGTTTGATTCCTACGGAGCGCTTCGCTATCAACAAGCTTATGATATTCAAGCAGGTCCTAAATTATCTATTTCCACATTTTTAACCTTTGCCGTAATTTGGAGTCAATTAGCCAGCGGTTTTCAAAATCAAGCAGCAATATATAGCAATGGTGCATCCCAAATCATGCTGCAAATTTTGCGAACCTTTGCCCAACGTCCTTACTTTCCCCTTTACGGTGGGATTTTTGCCTCATTTTCTGGTAGTTATTTACGGGATGCTTTAGATTATTTAGATGCCCCCTTGCGTTCTGCCGAAGGTACTCAAGAAAAAGCCCGGATTTTGACATTATTGGGGTATTCTCAGCGCGGTTTAGGCAGATATGATCGCTCTCTTGATTTTCATCAACAAGCCGTAGAAATAGCTAGAACTGCCGGAGATAAAACCTGTGAAATCGCCAATCTCAATCACCTAAGTCGGACTTATGTACAACAAGAAAATTATGGTGAAGCCATTAATTATAGTCAACGGGCATTAATTTTTAGTAGACAAACTGGAGACAAAACTGGAGAAGCTAATGCTTTGGTAAATCTAGGTTATAGCGAAGTTATGCAAGCCAAGCAAACAGAAATTAGTGAATCGGAAGTTTATGAATCTGCTATTAACTATCTAGAACAAGGTTTAAAATTAGCAGAAAAATTAAACGATTTACAAAGTCAAGCTTTATGTTTTAGTAGTCTAGGAATTGCTTATTTAGTTACTGCACAATATCCATCAGCAATTAAATATTTAGAAAATGCCTTTAAAATTGCCCAAATTTCTGGCGATTTGTATTTACAAGGCAGAAATTTAGCATATTTAGCTGAAGCTAATTATCTTATGGCTAATTATGAAAAAGCAGTTTACTCTGGTAGTTTAGGAATGTATCTTCTAGAGCAAATTGCCTCTGATGAATGGCGAAAACCTGCTGCTTTATTGACAATTATTAGAGGGCAAATTACCACAGACAAATTTCAATTATTACTGCAACAAAATCGCCCGAATATGATTGCTATTATTGGCGTTGATGGATATGATTACATTCCTAGTTTATTAGTGAAATATCAAGAGGATATTTAA
- a CDS encoding Npun_F5749 family FMN-dependent PPOX-type flavoprotein translates to MSLAPWRSLITRALHQNRSLVYARYVQLATVRENGFPANRTVVFRGFLDNTNQLKFITDIRSAKAEQISKQSAGEICWYFPNTREQFRITGELILISADSHPHLQPARIKMWQELSDAARLQFAWPIPGDMRVQTPEAFTPPAPDNIQPLENFCLLLLEPVKVDHLELRGEPQNRWIYHRHEQQEWLTEAINP, encoded by the coding sequence ATGTCCCTAGCACCTTGGCGAAGTCTGATTACCCGCGCCCTTCATCAAAACCGCAGCCTCGTTTATGCCCGTTATGTACAACTGGCAACAGTGCGGGAAAATGGTTTTCCTGCTAATCGTACCGTCGTCTTTCGAGGCTTTCTAGACAATACCAACCAGCTAAAATTTATTACCGATATTCGTAGTGCAAAAGCTGAACAAATATCAAAACAATCCGCAGGGGAAATTTGCTGGTATTTTCCTAACACTAGAGAACAATTTCGGATTACTGGAGAATTAATATTAATAAGTGCTGATTCTCACCCACATTTACAACCTGCGAGAATTAAAATGTGGCAAGAATTAAGTGATGCAGCTAGGTTACAATTTGCTTGGCCTATTCCTGGTGACATGAGAGTACAAACACCGGAAGCTTTTACACCACCAGCACCAGACAATATTCAACCATTAGAAAATTTTTGTTTATTATTACTTGAACCAGTAAAAGTAGATCATTTAGAATTGCGGGGTGAACCACAAAATAGATGGATTTATCATCGCCATGAACAACAAGAATGGTTGACAGAAGCAATAAACCCTTAA
- a CDS encoding DUF3352 domain-containing protein: MSAKKPSFLIPVIGTAVIIAGGIAAYMYLKGGTNSSSPLGSAKLVPATALMATYIDTNPESWNKLQQFGTPEARKLLGKEFQNFNQQMLNDSKISYEADIKPWVGGMMIAVLPPDAKKVSQDNFRASEAPNYLLVVGIKDKIAALKFANKLKDKKNVKIQESDYKGQKIIESTGQGQPTYVTVVNNDYLLLTSNKQAVEKAIDTYKGEPSFVTKEGANDILSKGVDVKNGLAQIYVPDYANMIQQLTAFNPQSKQLPPQTLAQIKQVKSLTAGVGIDDDGLRLKAIVNLDPQLNKFQYQATPAKIVGQFPSETLALTSGQGISKSWETFVEQSKDYPELNQGIQQARTQLKALQIDLDKDIFGWMNGEFGLGAIQSNQGLLANVGFGGALVLDTSDRKTAEATFTKLDNLAKQQSLNVAQRNIGGKNVTEWQIPQQGALVAHGWLNDNTAFVAIGGPVAETLANRKGAALNQSDTFKTVTGSLQKPNGGYFYLDMDKTKTIIQRVSAQSQPLPADATAILDSIRGVGVTVNSPSKSMTQMEMLLSLKSGKGK, translated from the coding sequence GTGTCTGCAAAAAAACCATCGTTCTTAATCCCTGTAATTGGTACTGCTGTAATTATAGCAGGGGGCATAGCAGCTTATATGTACCTCAAGGGTGGTACGAATAGTTCTAGCCCTTTAGGTAGTGCTAAATTAGTACCTGCAACTGCATTAATGGCAACTTATATTGACACTAATCCTGAATCTTGGAATAAGTTGCAGCAGTTTGGTACACCGGAAGCGCGGAAGTTACTAGGTAAAGAGTTCCAGAACTTCAATCAACAAATGTTGAATGATAGTAAGATATCCTACGAAGCAGATATTAAACCTTGGGTTGGTGGAATGATGATTGCGGTACTACCACCAGATGCAAAGAAAGTATCTCAGGACAACTTTCGCGCATCCGAAGCACCAAATTATTTGTTGGTGGTCGGGATTAAAGATAAAATAGCTGCTTTGAAATTTGCAAATAAGTTGAAAGACAAAAAAAACGTCAAAATTCAGGAATCTGACTACAAAGGTCAAAAAATTATCGAATCTACAGGTCAAGGTCAACCGACTTATGTAACGGTTGTGAATAATGACTATTTGCTTTTAACATCCAATAAACAAGCTGTAGAAAAAGCGATTGATACCTATAAAGGCGAACCTTCTTTTGTCACTAAAGAAGGTGCAAATGATATTCTGAGCAAAGGTGTGGATGTTAAGAATGGTTTGGCGCAAATTTATGTCCCTGATTATGCCAATATGATTCAACAATTAACGGCATTTAATCCTCAATCTAAACAATTACCCCCACAAACTCTCGCACAAATTAAGCAAGTGAAATCATTAACAGCAGGGGTGGGAATAGATGATGACGGCTTGCGATTAAAAGCAATTGTGAATTTAGATCCCCAACTAAATAAATTCCAATATCAAGCTACTCCCGCCAAGATTGTGGGACAATTTCCTAGTGAAACTTTGGCTTTAACTAGTGGACAAGGTATTAGTAAAAGCTGGGAAACTTTTGTGGAACAATCTAAAGATTATCCCGAATTAAATCAAGGAATTCAACAAGCGCGGACTCAACTAAAAGCTCTGCAAATTGATTTAGATAAAGATATTTTTGGCTGGATGAATGGTGAGTTTGGTTTAGGTGCAATTCAATCTAATCAAGGTTTATTAGCTAATGTGGGTTTTGGAGGTGCGTTAGTATTGGATACGAGCGATCGCAAAACTGCCGAAGCTACCTTCACCAAACTCGATAATTTAGCCAAACAGCAATCTCTCAATGTCGCTCAAAGAAACATTGGTGGTAAAAATGTCACAGAATGGCAAATCCCCCAACAAGGCGCTCTCGTGGCACATGGTTGGCTCAATGATAATACAGCATTTGTGGCTATTGGTGGACCCGTTGCGGAAACACTAGCAAATCGCAAAGGTGCAGCACTTAATCAAAGTGATACCTTTAAAACTGTTACAGGTTCTTTACAAAAACCCAACGGTGGTTATTTCTATTTAGATATGGACAAAACCAAAACCATAATTCAGCGTGTATCCGCTCAAAGTCAACCTTTACCTGCGGACGCTACCGCTATTCTTGATTCTATTCGTGGTGTTGGTGTGACTGTTAATAGTCCTAGTAAATCCATGACTCAAATGGAGATGTTGTTATCTCTTAAATCTGGTAAGGGGAAGTAA
- a CDS encoding DUF3598 family protein, whose product MTSNWENFLKNLGEWRGSFTKISPNGEILDSTASILNLEADDNNQAVIFRLRRFDSYDYDSPPIQDYQQEYRSLGRQNIFFATGAFSKGTLQLAPFSEFGAEYGFIDDDRRSRLVQLYDQQGNFINLTLIREFRSFTDAYERPQLTVEQLIGNWQGKAHTVYSDLRPSATYTTYLEIKEIGDGYLEQKLSFQSQIITAKARIEGNKIISEMEGIPRQILLLPDGTSSNVPLQLQLRKPFFVEAGWLVRENERQRLIRSYSDKGEWISSTHVIESKI is encoded by the coding sequence ATGACAAGCAACTGGGAAAACTTTCTCAAAAATTTAGGAGAATGGCGTGGTTCATTTACTAAAATCTCTCCCAATGGTGAGATATTAGATTCTACTGCTAGTATTTTAAATTTGGAAGCTGATGATAATAATCAAGCTGTAATTTTTAGATTACGTCGTTTTGATTCTTATGATTATGATAGTCCTCCTATTCAGGATTATCAACAGGAATATCGTTCTTTAGGAAGGCAGAATATCTTTTTTGCTACGGGAGCTTTTTCTAAAGGAACATTGCAACTAGCTCCTTTTTCTGAGTTCGGGGCAGAATACGGTTTTATTGATGATGACCGGCGATCGCGTTTGGTACAATTGTATGATCAACAAGGTAACTTTATTAATTTAACTCTGATTCGGGAATTTCGCAGTTTTACAGATGCTTATGAACGTCCGCAACTGACTGTAGAACAGTTAATTGGTAATTGGCAAGGTAAAGCTCATACAGTTTATTCAGACTTGAGACCATCGGCAACTTATACTACTTATTTAGAAATTAAAGAAATCGGTGATGGATATTTAGAACAAAAGTTATCTTTCCAATCTCAAATTATTACTGCAAAAGCCAGAATAGAAGGCAATAAAATCATTTCTGAGATGGAAGGAATTCCTCGACAGATTTTGTTATTACCTGATGGAACTTCTAGTAATGTGCCGTTACAACTACAACTGAGAAAACCTTTTTTTGTGGAAGCTGGTTGGTTAGTTAGAGAGAATGAACGTCAACGTTTAATTCGCAGCTATAGCGACAAAGGGGAATGGATTAGCTCGACTCATGTGATTGAATCTAAAATCTAG
- a CDS encoding DUF790 family protein: MLPTDLLIHRQNGEEIIPKRLKLDQKHLTLATELIKFFQEAVGKTQGLLERQLADFEGDTTDYRMKRGLAYILKSGFCTFEIVSPLEPPMLRAKVFALAAKSVASQESTDMILNKIADNLTQELNQEVLAAQIKNGLYADLSENKILTAFDTPKPEEVLHRYNLSQVQGIFYKASQLVLNAHRNVPGEYKLLFRYLKLFQLMAYIEGDADHGFTISVDGPTSLFTPSTRYGLAIAKLIPALLHVTKWSLSATLKTRDFYTNEWKTGRFTLNSECGLVSHYPPGKPYDSMLEESFASKWDALKSGWILEREVDLIPIPGSVMIPDFRLVHPDGRVFILEIVGYWRPEYLQKKFAQVRKANCDNLILAISERLNLEKAGIKLDNVPARIIWFKEKLLPKSVLAVME; the protein is encoded by the coding sequence ATGTTACCAACAGACCTACTGATACACCGCCAAAACGGCGAAGAAATTATCCCAAAAAGACTGAAACTTGATCAAAAACATTTAACTTTAGCGACTGAATTAATTAAGTTCTTTCAGGAAGCAGTCGGGAAAACTCAAGGATTACTAGAACGTCAATTAGCAGACTTTGAAGGAGATACCACAGATTACCGGATGAAACGGGGTTTAGCTTATATTCTCAAAAGTGGTTTTTGCACCTTTGAAATAGTTAGTCCCCTCGAACCACCCATGTTAAGAGCAAAAGTATTTGCATTAGCAGCAAAATCCGTTGCTAGTCAAGAATCAACTGATATGATTTTAAATAAAATTGCTGATAATTTAACTCAAGAACTTAATCAAGAAGTTTTAGCTGCTCAAATCAAAAATGGACTTTATGCTGATTTATCGGAAAATAAAATATTAACTGCTTTTGATACTCCTAAACCAGAAGAAGTTTTACATCGTTATAATTTATCTCAAGTCCAGGGAATTTTCTATAAAGCTAGTCAATTAGTATTAAATGCTCATCGCAATGTTCCCGGAGAATATAAACTCTTATTTCGTTATTTAAAGCTATTTCAATTAATGGCTTATATTGAAGGTGATGCTGATCATGGTTTCACAATTAGTGTAGATGGACCGACAAGTTTATTTACTCCCAGCACCCGCTACGGTTTAGCCATAGCCAAACTAATTCCCGCCTTACTTCATGTTACCAAATGGAGTTTATCAGCGACCTTAAAAACCCGTGATTTTTACACAAACGAATGGAAAACCGGACGTTTCACCCTCAATTCAGAATGTGGCTTAGTTTCCCACTATCCCCCCGGCAAACCCTATGATAGTATGTTAGAGGAATCATTTGCCAGTAAATGGGATGCTTTAAAAAGTGGTTGGATATTAGAACGAGAAGTAGATTTAATTCCCATTCCTGGTAGTGTAATGATTCCCGATTTTCGGCTAGTTCATCCAGACGGAAGAGTGTTTATATTAGAAATTGTTGGTTATTGGCGACCAGAATATTTACAAAAGAAATTTGCTCAAGTTAGAAAGGCTAATTGTGATAACTTAATTTTAGCAATTTCCGAAAGATTGAACCTAGAAAAAGCTGGAATTAAACTAGATAACGTACCCGCCAGAATTATTTGGTTTAAAGAAAAACTCTTACCAAAATCCGTATTAGCCGTCATGGAGTGA
- a CDS encoding BrnT family toxin, with amino-acid sequence MQVEWNPEKAKSNLQKHGISFSDAEAVLFDPYALSVEDQSAQGEQRFIIMGMDHLWRLLVVVYTYRGDNIRLISARPATPKERREYETGI; translated from the coding sequence ATGCAAGTTGAATGGAATCCCGAAAAAGCTAAAAGCAATTTACAAAAACACGGAATCAGTTTTTCTGATGCTGAGGCCGTGTTGTTTGATCCCTATGCACTTTCTGTTGAAGATCAATCAGCACAAGGTGAACAGCGATTTATTATTATGGGGATGGATCACCTTTGGCGGTTGCTAGTAGTAGTCTATACCTATCGAGGTGATAACATTCGCTTAATTTCTGCCCGTCCTGCTACTCCTAAGGAGAGACGTGAATATGAAACCGGAATATGA
- a CDS encoding DEAD/DEAH box helicase, with product MARHPTLTFDRGTLILHPPPRSKTWIDYATWDDRIEKFRIPAIRYRSLVEALQAEATDFIDQAKAFYPLELVASLEMTPYPHQNEALAAWKLAGRQGVVVLPTAAGKTYLAQMAMQATPRTTLIVVPTLDLMHQWYAHLVAAFPDGEVGLLGGGSRDRTAILVATYDSAAIHAESLGNKYALIIFDECHHLPTDFNRVIAEYAIAPYRLGLSATPERTDGKHADLDILIGKEVYRKCAEDLAGKALAAHEIVQIKVKLSQLEREKYNQLIQTRNDFLKQSKISLGSLQGWQMFVQMSARSQAGRRAMLSHRQAKEIALGTDGKIRVLVDLLATHYPERILIFTADNATVYQISQDLLIPAITHQTPVKERHEILTKFKEGEYNTLVASNVLNEGVDVPAASIAIILSGTGSTREYIQRLGRILRKGNLANKQAILYEVIAEDTSEEGTSARRRGENNNQEEKPQKANLQVIYGTGKKSDLKAAEQLEINYSPEKKDVTNRPTDTPPKRRRNYPKKTET from the coding sequence ATGGCTCGTCACCCGACATTAACTTTTGATCGTGGTACATTAATTTTACACCCACCACCACGAAGTAAAACATGGATAGACTATGCAACCTGGGATGATAGAATTGAAAAATTCCGTATTCCGGCAATTAGATACCGTTCCTTAGTTGAAGCACTCCAAGCAGAAGCCACAGATTTTATTGATCAAGCTAAGGCTTTTTATCCCTTAGAGTTGGTTGCCAGTTTAGAAATGACTCCCTATCCTCACCAAAATGAGGCGTTAGCGGCTTGGAAACTCGCAGGACGACAGGGGGTAGTTGTGCTACCGACAGCAGCGGGTAAGACCTATTTAGCCCAAATGGCGATGCAAGCCACACCGCGCACGACATTAATTGTCGTCCCCACCTTGGATTTAATGCACCAGTGGTATGCTCACTTAGTAGCGGCTTTTCCTGACGGGGAAGTAGGTTTACTGGGGGGTGGTTCACGGGATAGAACCGCGATTTTAGTTGCTACCTATGATAGTGCGGCTATTCATGCAGAAAGTTTGGGTAATAAATATGCGTTAATAATTTTTGATGAATGTCACCATTTACCTACAGACTTTAACAGAGTCATTGCCGAATATGCGATCGCACCCTATCGGTTAGGACTGTCCGCAACCCCAGAACGCACAGATGGAAAACACGCTGATTTAGACATCCTCATTGGTAAAGAAGTTTATCGCAAATGCGCTGAAGATTTAGCCGGAAAGGCTTTAGCTGCTCATGAAATTGTGCAAATTAAGGTTAAATTATCCCAATTAGAACGAGAAAAATATAATCAGTTAATTCAAACTCGCAATGATTTTTTAAAGCAATCAAAAATATCTTTAGGAAGTTTACAAGGTTGGCAGATGTTTGTGCAAATGAGTGCGCGTTCTCAAGCTGGACGCAGAGCAATGTTATCACATCGTCAAGCCAAAGAAATCGCATTGGGAACAGATGGGAAAATCCGGGTACTTGTAGACCTATTAGCTACCCATTATCCCGAAAGAATTTTAATTTTTACCGCTGATAATGCTACAGTTTACCAAATTTCTCAAGACTTATTAATTCCCGCAATTACTCATCAAACTCCAGTCAAAGAAAGACATGAAATTTTAACTAAGTTTAAGGAAGGTGAATATAATACCTTAGTTGCTTCCAATGTCTTAAATGAAGGTGTTGATGTCCCCGCAGCCAGCATTGCCATTATCTTATCAGGAACAGGTTCAACCAGGGAATACATTCAACGTTTAGGGAGAATATTACGAAAAGGAAATTTAGCAAATAAACAAGCAATTCTCTATGAAGTTATCGCCGAAGACACCAGCGAAGAAGGAACTTCCGCCAGACGGAGAGGGGAAAATAACAATCAGGAAGAAAAGCCGCAAAAAGCAAATTTACAAGTTATTTATGGAACTGGAAAGAAAAGCGATTTAAAAGCAGCAGAACAATTAGAAATTAATTATTCCCCAGAAAAGAAAGATGTTACCAACAGACCTACTGATACACCGCCAAAACGGCGAAGAAATTATCCCAAAAAGACTGAAACTTGA
- a CDS encoding BrnA antitoxin family protein — translation MKPEYDFDQAKRGAIIPQQGKTRITIYIDDDILEAFRQKGDAEGKGYQTMMNQALREYLDQAKSPLDEDTLRRVFQEELRAVTFVSSL, via the coding sequence ATGAAACCGGAATATGATTTTGATCAGGCTAAACGGGGTGCGATCATTCCACAACAAGGTAAAACTCGTATTACCATCTATATTGATGATGATATTTTGGAAGCGTTTAGACAAAAAGGAGACGCTGAAGGGAAAGGTTATCAAACAATGATGAATCAAGCGTTACGAGAATATCTTGATCAAGCCAAATCCCCCTTAGATGAAGATACACTACGCCGAGTTTTTCAAGAAGAACTGCGGGCTGTAACTTTTGTTAGTTCACTTTGA